In [Mycobacterium] stephanolepidis, the genomic window TGGCCCATCCCACCGCACGATTGGTATCCCGCCATCAGCGAGCAACAGCTCGCGTTCGCCCGAGCCGCCTATGCACCCTCGGCCGTCTCGGCAGACGGTGCCGATCTGATCTTCTCCATCCACAACTACCTCATCGAGCTGGGCGACACAGTCGTGGTGGTCGACACCTGCTCGGGCAATCACAAGAACCGGCCCCTGTTCCCAGATCTCCACATGCTCGATACCGACTACCTGACTCACCTCAAGCACGCGGGATTCGATCCCGAAGACATCGACGTCGTCATCAATACCCATCTCCATCTGGACCATTGCGGATGGAACACCCGGCTCATCGACGACACCTGGCAGCCCACCTTTTCGAACGCCACGTACCTGTTTCACGCAACTGAGCTGAAATACATTCGACACAATGGGAATCAGCTTCAGAAGGTGAATGGGCCGAGGGTGGCGGCTGGGTGTATCAGGACAGCGTCCTTCCGGTCCTCGAACACGCTCCGCACCGTTTCGTCGCGCCGGGTCATCAGATCCACGCGCACGGCTCCACGCGCATCACCACTCTGGACACCGCCGGGCACACACCCGGGCACCTCGCCATCGAAATCAGCGCTCCGGGCACCGGCGTGATCATCTCCGGCGATGCGCTGCATCACCCCATGCAGGCCCAGTTTCCGGATCTGCCCTTTTTCGCGGATGCCGATCCGACCATGGGTACCACCGCCCGTCGCGCACTGCTCGCGCGCTGCGCCGACGAGGGCCTGCAACTGGTGACCGCCCACTTCCCCGCACATCTCCCGATAGGGCGTCCGCCGGAGCGGCACCGCATTTGAATGGGTAGATCCCCTCGCCGGGCAATGAACCCAGCCGCTAGAACGCGGCACCCACCACCGGACCGGCCCCGGCAGGTTGCGGAATCTGCACGGACTCCAGCAGTCGCTCCAACGCGGCCTCCACCTCTGCCTTCCACCCGAGCCCACTGTCAAGCTCCAACCGCAGTCGCGGGAAATGCTGGTGCGGTGCGACCACCGTGAAACCCACGTCCTTCAGGAAGTCGACATCGATCATGCATTGCTCGATGGTGCACTCCCCCAGTACATCTGCCGCTTCGGAATGCCGCGCCAAGGATCCTTCACCGAAGTTCAGAGCCTCACTGGTCCGGCCGAACGCCTCCAGCGCACGCACACCGCGGCGCACCAACTCGGCGACCACATTGGCGACGATGCTGTGCGGCAATCCGTCTGACTCATGCCCCGGCTCCACACCCAAGGACGTCAGCAGCACTGCATCCGCGCTGACTGGGGCCGTCGGGAACAGCCGCGCACGAGGCACCACCCCGGGTGGGGCATACAACGCGTATCCCACGGTGGCGGGGCGGGACTGCGGGCCGGTGATTGCGACCTGACCGCATGACCCCCACTCGAGCATGACCATCGACAACCATGCTTCCTTCTCGAACTCTGGGTCCGACAGGTGCTGGCTGTCTCCGACGGTAGCGGGGTCCACTTCCCAGAAGACACACCGCCGGGCGTGCTTGGGCAGCTGCTCGAAACCATCGAGCCGCAAAGGAACGATCCGAGCCGACACTGGTCTTGTACGCCTCCACGTCAGGTCCACATGGTCCGCGGAACGCCTCGGGCGTCCGGCAACCCTTCAAGGATATGCGAAATTTCTGGTTTGGCACCCGGCGACCTTGCCGAGATGCCTGGAATCCATGCCCGGAGCCGTTGCCGAGCCGATGACTTCCCCTTGGAGCTGAAACCTCTTAATTCCCAAGCATTTTCGCGTAGAAGCCATGTCCGCTGGGTTTTCGCGTCACAGTGACGTTTCTCCCTTGTGGGGCTAGGACGTGGCTTCGCCGGACATCATGTCGACAATTCGCTGCAAATCTTCTACCGAGCCGAACTCGACGACGATTTTTCCCTTGCGCTTGCCCAGGCTCACCGTCACGCGGGTGTCGAAGGTACCCGACAGTCGCTCGGCGACATCCTGCAGACCCGGCATCTGAATCGGCTTGCGGCGCGGCGCCGGTTTGGGGGCGTCGCTACGGTTCGCCAGCGTCACCGCTTCCTCCGCAGCACGCACCGACATGCCCTCCGCCACGATCCGTGCGGCGAGCTCCTCCTGCGCCTCGGCTCCACCCTCGAGAGCGAGCAGCGCCCGCGCATGGCCGGCCGACAGCACACCCGCCGCGACCCTGCGCTGTACCGCGATGGGTAGGCGCAGCAGTCGGATCATGTTGGAGATCACCGGGCGTGATCGACCTATCCGGGACGCCAACTCCTCGTGCGTCACGTCGAACTCTTCGAGAAGCTGTTGGTACGCGGCCGCCTCTTCCAAGGGGTTCAGCTGTGCCCGATGGATGTTCTCCAGCAGCGCGTCTCGAAGCAGATTGTCGTCGGCCGTCTCCCGGACGATCGCCGGGATGGTGTCCAGGCCGGCCTCCTGGGTAGCGCGCCACCGCCGCTCCCCCATGACCAGTTGGTAGTCACCGCCCTCGACCGCACGCACCACGATCGGCTGCATCACGCCGAACTCACGGATCGAGTGGACCAACTCCGCGAGCGCCTCCTCGTCGAACACCTGGCGCGGCTGCTTGGGGTTGGGCTTGATGGCCGTCACCGCGATCTCGCGGTACACCGCGCCGGCATCGGTGGCCGGTGCAACCGGAGCGGCTGGGCCGCCACCGATGACGACATCGGCAG contains:
- a CDS encoding acetyltransferase, with amino-acid sequence MSARIVPLRLDGFEQLPKHARRCVFWEVDPATVGDSQHLSDPEFEKEAWLSMVMLEWGSCGQVAITGPQSRPATVGYALYAPPGVVPRARLFPTAPVSADAVLLTSLGVEPGHESDGLPHSIVANVVAELVRRGVRALEAFGRTSEALNFGEGSLARHSEAADVLGECTIEQCMIDVDFLKDVGFTVVAPHQHFPRLRLELDSGLGWKAEVEAALERLLESVQIPQPAGAGPVVGAAF
- a CDS encoding ParB/RepB/Spo0J family partition protein → MSQSPSSRRKGGLGRGLASLIPTAPVDGSSAPAGPRLGDAAADVVIGGGPAAPVAPATDAGAVYREIAVTAIKPNPKQPRQVFDEEALAELVHSIREFGVMQPIVVRAVEGGDYQLVMGERRWRATQEAGLDTIPAIVRETADDNLLRDALLENIHRAQLNPLEEAAAYQQLLEEFDVTHEELASRIGRSRPVISNMIRLLRLPIAVQRRVAAGVLSAGHARALLALEGGAEAQEELAARIVAEGMSVRAAEEAVTLANRSDAPKPAPRRKPIQMPGLQDVAERLSGTFDTRVTVSLGKRKGKIVVEFGSVEDLQRIVDMMSGEATS